The DNA sequence TGTGTTGTCATGGAATTTATCCTTCCACCTTCTACGCGAAACGCTAAAAAAGATTACGGAAATTTTTAGTAATGCTGATACCTTTTGGCTGCAAATCCATAAATCAGGACTAACTCACCTCCTGTTGTAGGGTTGTATATTAGTGTTATATCTGTCCCAGTGAACAGTATGCCAGCATCCACTATTTCTAGGGAGTTTCTATGATCAGGTTCATTTGTCTGGAAGGATGACATCGTGGCGTATTTGGATCGTTGCAATTTGAAgttttttgcttcttgtttGCTAGTTCCGAGAAGAATGACTAGCAGTTGTTTAAAGGGTGTTTCCAGATATTGCGGCTTCTAAAGCGTCGAGTTCTGTTCTGAAATCTGCTTCGTGAAGCTAGtttgtatgcaaatttttctttctgtggaaaacattgttttgttgttgaaacTCGGGGCGCGTGGTGGGGGTAGCTAGAATAAATGTAGACTTGGAACAATTGTGGGATGTGGTTTACGTATTATTCCGGTCTGGTTAACAGAATGTGTAGTAGTTTGAAGGTCCTTTTATTTCTCGTCTCATTCTAACAAGTTTATAAGATAACAACAGACACTTGCTTGAACACTTTCCATCAATCTTTATTGCAGGTACACCGCATTTTATATTCCAAAATTCAACCCTAACTCAGTTGCTTTGTCCCTTGTTAATACTTGAAACGACTTGGTCTTTAAAAACAAAGGCTCCCTTTATTTTGAGTGCAGTCCGCTCCGCGAAAGTAGGAAAAGAAAGGCAAGCAGTTAGTGATTTTATGCATACATGCCTTAGCGTTATTGTTTCTTGTGTGCACTCCGAAACGTGCAGGCCTCCATGAGCGATACAAATGCTTTCTGTATTTGATATAAGTATTAAATGGCTGACACTTCATGCAACATTTCAATGCATCAATGACTTGATAAAGCAAAACTGTGTTATTTCATGGAGAGAAGGACGAAACGGGTATACTCTTTTATGGCCGTGTTTTTCCTTATACTCAGtttaaacattgaaaaaaacgGTTAATCGATATCTAGTTATGCCTCAAAGAATGCGAAGTGTGTGTGGGAAAATGGGAATAACAACGACGTCATTCGACGAACTAGTAACGTAAATATGAAATGTTAAAGCATCTGTCGATTTGACTGTATAAGGTGCACATTCAGTAGAACCTACCAAGCAGTACTTTGTTACCGTTGTTCTCTAAGTCGAGCCTGTATTGAGAGACAGTATAGAGACTGGACGTTTTGTAAGTGGCCCTTTTAAAATAGAATGCATGTTTTTGTTCCCATACATTTTTATCCGTTAGAGCGCATGTTCTTTCCTTTGATGGGAAGCAAAGTAGttggactttttttttacattccaAGTAAATGATCGTGCAACTTGATGACACTGAAACTTCAGTATTTCCAATTTCCAATTGATCAGCGGCTTCCTGATCGCAAGTACTAAATTACCTTATCTGATGTTTCAAGACCTTTTTTCTGTATCAAGGGATCGTCTTTCGAGTGCAGCGTTGCTGTAACGCAGTTCAGTTTTCACTTCGTTTTGCCAGAAAGTGAAATAACTATCGCACGGTTGCATTCGTTGTTAATATGTAGAATTTTTAACCCGAGATGAGCTTTCGACTGAAAGAGTAAACCGATCAAAGACTTAAGTGAAGCTCTCACACTCAAACCTGCTAATGACTGCATTCAGTTGACTTAAAAGACTAGTATCAAGGAATCCATTCTCCCATTTCTCGAGAATTTAATGGCGCGCGATGCAGTGGGTCGTAGTGGATCCACTATATCATATAAAGAACGTGAACTGTCTTTAACAAGTTTTGAATCTTTCTTCTGTAAAGAATTCGCCCGCAATGCACAGATTTCGCCAGACTCATAAGCCAAGAATGTTAATTAGCTAAGCACTGGCGCAGATGGGTGAAGCTAAAGAGGTGAGAAAAAATAGATATCAATCTTTGAGGCTGGCGCGATTTCATCATTGAAATATATTGCATCACCTTTCTATTTTAGGAATTTTGTTCATCTTCGCTGAATTACAAAGAGCGTTTGGTTTTTATCGTCTTGGCGAATTAGTCATGTTCTTTTTGCTCTCGCAGAGACAGTAAATGCGGTTGAAGTACACGCTCGAAGTAAATGTTATAAATTCTAATAAGTACCTTACATTTATTTTAAGACAACGACCTTACAACTGGAAATATTCTCTCTTATTCAATTTAATTCAATTTAAAGCTACTTGTTGCTGCTGCATCGGAGACACTTTCTCTGTGCGAACTTCTCTTCTTGAGCTGAGGCTGTTGATAAAAGAAAATGGTGGTACATATTTTATGCTGTTCAAGGTGGTTATTTAGGTCTGTagatgtttaacttttttaaaagtaacttttgcCTTTCCTTAATAAATGTCATTGAGGCATCCAGGTCAATGATATCACAGGAGAAAAATACAGATGTTGAGTATACACGTAACTTGTCAAAGATAAAGTTTATTTTATGCTTTTACCTTTAATGTCGAGTAATTCGTGCTCCCGGAGTGTGCGAGCGATAATCTGAAGGGGAAAATAACGAAGAATATTACTTCATTGActatcgttcttagcttctagTCGAAGCACTCTTTGGTTAACTTAGTCACGAAGAAACTATTATTTCTGTTCTAGTCGTGTTATATGACCGTATGGATGTATCTGTAGAGGATCGGATATAAGTATGACAGATAGCATACTGAGATCACAAGTCTTTGTAAGATCAATGTTCTGACTGATGTTGTGTTGTTGAAAAAGTAGTCCATCTACAATTGTTGAAGAGTTGTTTATGGAGAAAGTTTTATGCTAATTAGTTTTTATTCTAGGGCCTTTTGATTGTAGGTATTTACGAAAATCAGGACCCATACTTACGTCCATTTTGGTCTCGCGTGATTGTGAAGGTCTGTCCATCTGCCTGAACTTTGATGGTGGTTACGGTGTTGATACTTACGATCGAACCGTTGTTAACTCTGAATTGGCCTGAACGAGATAAAGATTTCATTGTATAAGCAACTTATGTTCGTTTAGCCTCAAATTAATATAGTGCTAGGATCTTACCTCTTGACGGATTGAAAGTCATTCTAAACTCGGGTCCATAGAAAGAATTTGTACTGAGATGTACCACCTCCTCGTGGCGTGGCTCTCGATTTGAGCGACCTGCCATCTCGTTGAACTTGTAGTTTCTCTCCCACGGTAATTTTAACTTATAGTTTTTCTTCTGCGTCTAGTCGATCAACGCGCTTGTACTTAAACCACGAGATTATCTATCCCAGAATATTTTTCCGATCAGTGTCACCATTTATATGTGCGGTGTGTCGTCAGAGAGACACTGGAAACGAGTTGTTCGGGTGGAATGAAATAGATACATTTGAAGATAGATTATTGGATACATTTTTACAATAAAGGCCCAACCTtgatattttaatttcttgtgcCATTGATCTTGGGTACTAGCGATTTTGTCATATACGAAGTATGAAACCCTGAGGTCAATGGGGGTTCGTCAGTAAATCGTGGAGAAGAaggcttgtagttaatgttagGTAAAGGTGAAGTCCGATGGTACAGTTGGTTCGTTAGGTTGGAAAGTTTGTCTACTTTAGATTTCACGTGGTCATGTCCTCCGTCGTTTTCTTTACTTAAGTGTTGACAGgggttaaaggagctgtgtcacaaaattcagccaaattaggaaattacaaaatgcccgttaaattgaGAGGAACTTAAAAATAACCGCttcaaactttaaaggaaggtcaaaataacataacagaaacaacagatgccacggatgggcaaaactgaagaagactgaaacggattaAAATtagcgtttttgaaaactgttcagcctaacagtttttcaaagttgatccctgctacttgcaacttcaaaaataatgctcaggagacatatttgtttgtctcggatctctgattttgtcatttacatgtaatttctttgcttactttaagttccatagcgattgagggcgagtaattggcaaaattaaacaaaatgaactagactgccgtgacacaggcCCTTTAAAGTCAACTTACAAGTAGTCACAACCTTTTCCGCTTAATTCAGTGTCAAGTACGAGTTCTAATCAGCAGTTAGGGGGTAGATCAAAACACAAGCCCGCGATGAATTGGCTTTTATTGAACGACCTGCCCACTTGTTTTGGCGTTGCGATCTTATGGTAAGGCACCACTTTAGTGGCTATTCACTTGAGCACAGTGGTTAATGACATCTTGGTAGATATAATGACCATCCGAATTGCACGGTATAACATTGTAAGAACAGAACAATTTCACAAGATATAGGTAAAAGTCTAGTTTTTATTCCATTTCTGAATACAAAGTTGTAATTCTAGCCTACAATTGGTCTTCCTTAAACCATGTTAGGGCAATCTGTAATCACAAGAAAAAGATAAAGGTAGAAGCAGtgggttttttgcattatagATGGAAATATAGCTGGAATTTCTATCATGTAAACGACCTACATATTTGTCCACTTTACCCCcaccattcaagtgaaagctTCTTAGCAGTATGTTGTAATTCAAGGTGGTTTCTATGTTTTGACTCTGTGTACGAAATTCTAAAGTGAAACTATTTAATCGACAGCtactaagcagtactttcctgtgcgcgcgtggtactgtttattatgctgtacaaggtgacTCGAACTATCGGGTTTGTGATAAAATCCTAAAGTGTAGCCATTcagatgaaagctactgagcagtactttcctgtggtactgttgtGCTGTACAAggttgttcttacttttgagtctgtgataAAATccaaaagtgtgaccattcaaatgaaagctactgagcagttgATCATGCTGTGCAAGATAGTTCTAAGTTTATTTTGCGAATTAACAGTGTGAGCATTGAAAGAAAGCTTCTCTTTTGTACATGTTAGTTTTGTGTGACCATACAAATGAAAACTACTAAGTACTTTTGTTTTTCCCGCTAGTTGGCCGTCTGTGAATTTCAATGAAAAGAGAAAGCTATCCTAGCTTTTAGTACAGAACTGCCTTTTCAGCATAATAAATTGTACTAATAATATTAGTCTCTAGCTCATTGCAGATGTAAGTGTGTGTGCGTGTCTTCTTCGTGGTATTTGCGTTTATGTGGTTGGTTTATCCGAAGTTTGTAGAACGGAGAACTTGATTGACTGTGGCTTTGGTAAAGTGTAAGAAAGACTTCACTGTCTCTTCTCGACAAAGGAATTGTGAcacatttttttcccttctttttctcACCTTCGTTGTTGGATTCTTTACCGTCGGCGAGATACCTGTGTGAACCAACCGCTGGACTGGTAATCTGTAGTCAAAAGTAGGCAGCATTAGTCAGTTTAAAACAATTCATTGTCtagttttagttttcctttcaaCAACGACAGGTAAGGAAATTTTGACCATGCCAATTATCTTCGCCATGATTAATTCGTCAGTCTCGTAATCAAAAGGCCTAAATCAAGAAGACTATTGTAAACGTGGCTAAAGGGTTTAGAGGCGATTATTCGTGCTTAAGATGGCGTCGAACGTGCCTTGATTTCGTTTCTTTTCAAGAGATTTATCAAAAAGTAAATGGTACaatcaaaatttaaataaagagtTGGGACTTGAAATTACAAGCaagaactgaaaagtataacGTCATGGGTTTGTTTCTCTTGGAAAGAGAACCGTTCTGTCATTCGTCACATATATTTACCTCCATTTGGAAGACGCGTGACGGTGTAAGTGTCGCCATTATAGGACTCCACTGTTATTGTTATGTTCTTTACTCGTCCGTTCCGCACTTGAAAACCTGGAACAAAATGTTGAATGTAACTGTAATTAACAGAAAATTCTCTGCGGATTTATCGTGAAATTTTAGATGAGAACTGACCTGTAGAAGGGTTGTAAGTGAGGGTTACACCTGAAGAAACACCTGAAGAATAAGTACTGCTTATGTCGACTACCTCTTCGGAACTGTTGTAGTAGGGCTCACCTGGCGCGAAAAAAGACGCCATCTTCGTCGGTATTTTGTTCGATTTTAATGAAGTAATATAAGTAAGAGAGCCTTTCTGTATCGAAACTCCAAACTGTAGGAATCCCGCCGCCAGGTAATAAGTATTCCTGAAAGGTGCTTCGcaagcaaaattatttttaagcCTGCGTCAGAATATATTCGAGTTTCTTGGAATTGTCTAAGGTGGAGTCACAGCTAGGGAGAAAACCGATTTTAAGCAGGCCATTGTGTCGTTCTTGAAGTATATATGAGGCACATTTGTTATCTCACGTTTCTCTTGATGCCATCATTTTACTTTGTATCTCACTAATTCTACACTAGATGTGTTGAATTTTTCCTAGAGATACCTCACACCGAAATGATCGTTTATTATATGCTTTTGCTGTTatataaacatatttttttataaactaGAAATTCTTTCATGCATCGACGTTATTCATCGACAATCTCTTCTACATCTTTACCTGAATTCGACTTTCCTTGGCCTTCtaaaaaaacaaggaagtgGAGATAACTGGGAACAAATAGAAAGCAGTACGTAACGAGAGAGAAGTAACCCAGAAATcgtttgattttaaaattctacGGTTACCTCCATTCGGCTAAGGAGCATCCCTTGAATATCTGTCCGTTcctattttaagcttttatagAAGTTTTAGTAGTCAATATTCTCCCCATGTTCTGTTGCAATTTGCAGTCTAATCAGGATTTGTTTCAGTGAATGACACTTAATTGAAGgactttgttttctttaatttctctgGATCAACCTTGAACAGTTAGCCATCAGTTAGCTGTTATTTGCTGACAATAAGCTAAATACTGTACTTGTTTTAGTGTATGCTTCTCAAAAGAATTAACTGTGGCCCAGTTAACCGCCCAAATATTAAAAGTAGCATTCAAGTGCCCCAATCACGCCCGATGCTCGTCCACTTGCGCAAAGCAGTTGTTTGAATGAATAGCTAATCTGTTAGGCAATGAAGGCTTGTTTAAAGTCCTGTCTACTCGCATGGTATTTTTTAACTTCGTTGTTCaagatgttttttatttccttgaAAATATCACCACAGACACTTGCTTGAACATTATGCCAATCTTTATTGCAGGCGAAAATGTATGTTACATAACTGAACGCTAGTTCAGTTGCTTTTACTTTCTCCAAGACTTGCTAACAAAACGCCTTGGTCTCTACAACAAAGGTGGCCGTAGATCCTCAGGCTGAGTCCAACGTCCTCTGTGAGATTATAAAAGAAAGGCTTGTATTTATTACATGCAGATATAACGTAGCGCAATCAGATTATCACGGTGGAACGAGGAGATATTCCTGTCCAACTATTAACCAGTATTTTTCTTAAATCTTTGCGTATGATATTACATTGAAGATATTGTACCTTGTCTCTAAAAATCCACACGTTCTATTTGGCCCCAAAATGAATGACTGGTGATTTcatattcttaaaagaaatcgTAAAGAATGTTTAGTTTGAGGTATTGTAGGAACCCATATTTATACTCATAATTGGCGAAAAATGAATTCAAAGTTACCAACCTCCACCAGGATTACGAGCAATACCAAGCTTTAGTCCGTTCGCCGTAACAATCATAAGTCTGCGCTGTCGCCCATTCCTTTCCTCTTCGAACAGCGTCCCTCCTTGGACTTCAAATTCTAATACAGTATCAGGCAAGTAAGTGTGTAAAGGATACACTTTAAGTGCATGTCGTTAGATGGTGAAATATTTCGAGAATCGATGTTCAACTTTACCTCCTCCTCTTCCTGACTTATATTTGTAATATATAGTAACAACAGGGGGCTCAACGCGTCGTCCGTTTTGCCGCCTTCCTATGCGAAGTATTTCACAAAACTTCGACGTGGGTTCAGTTCCCTGGTATCCGGTAGCCATTTCTGCCGATAGATTTCTAGTAAACTTAGCTGGGAACTAAAAATACTGTGCACTGTATTACTGAGTGAGCGCTCTTTTACACGTTACATGCGCAATGTACTATGACAAAATGTTAGTGTCCAGGCTCTTTCAGAGTCTTGGTCTTGCTTCTAATGCGTGAGTTTCTAAACTTCAGATCACCCACAACTAGACTTGACTCTGACTCGGCTTTAAATCCccatttttattaataaatgtGAGGTAGAACGTGTCACAAGCTGAGAAGAGTAATTGGTCGgctcattccttttttttttttcgtagcGGTGAGCATGAGCGTAGCATACGAAGGGTACGGGTAAACAATCCCTGATTTCTTTAGCTCACGTTGTCAAAAGTTTGGAATTTGTAGAGCACAGTTTCTCTCTTGAGGTCAAAAAAGTTTCACTGTTGGACTTAGTTCTGATGTGTATCGTCGAAACTATATAATGCACCTTCGCTATGCATAGTGAATTCCACAAGCATACAAAAGTCAATCTATAaaatcaatcatttttttattacaggAAGTGTTTGGTAATTATAGTTACAGTTATATATTAACTGTGATGTTTCCCCACTTTCCGTCAGCTTCTTCACAGCCCTCCTCAAGCTGTTGAGAAAAGATAACATCATTGTAATATGCTTCATTTGTCGTTTGGCTCCTTCCGTTTTAAGAATGACCATGCATTTTTTTCTGACCATT is a window from the Porites lutea chromosome 10, jaPorLute2.1, whole genome shotgun sequence genome containing:
- the LOC140950206 gene encoding uncharacterized protein isoform X2, with product MASFFAPGEPYYNSSEEVVDISSTYSSGVSSGVTLTYNPSTGFQVRNGRVKNITITVESYNGDTYTVTRLPNGDYQSSGWFTQVSRRR
- the LOC140951162 gene encoding uncharacterized protein — translated: MATGYQGTEPTSKFCEILRIGRRQNGRRVEPPVVTIYYKYKSGRGGEFEVQGGTLFEEERNGRQRRLMIVTANGLKLGIARNPGGEYEITSHSFWGQIERVDF